cgTCATCCGtaacatcttgatgagcacttgggagagcagtacccaagattgagctgatgctgaaccctggctgtacctagtggaactcaggtttggtgcaacataggccaatgttattttggccatccgtcacatcttgatgagcagttgggagagcagtacccaagatagagctgatgctgaaccctggctgtacctagtggaactcaggtttggtgcaacataggcccacgctattttggtcatccgtcacatcttgatgagcacttgggagagcagtacccaagatagaactgatgctgaacccttgctgtacctagtggaactcaggtttggtgcaacataggcccacgctattttggtaatctgtcacatcttgatgagcacttgggagagcagtacccaagatagagctgatgctgaacccttgctgtacctagtggaacttaggtttggtgcaacataggcacactttgttttggttaaccgacttgtcgtcgtgtgtctatgttgcagagttccactaggtgggtcgatgaacttttttctaactgcctttaaaaaaaggacgttctcagtttgacccgtatgtatgtatgtacgtatgtatgtgtgtatatttgttcgtgattatctcgcgtttggctgaaccgattttgatgcggttttcagaaaagtgtttgttacattctggagaaggttttagtgtacagtacatggatggtttgaaagaccaattggacccggtaggtggccatgctatcggtatacctaccaacaaatttatgttgctgaaaccgatttagataaaatagtgggagtgggagtcggactcggactgggactgggaatgggagtggaagtgggagcaatatacatacaaatcgtttagcaccaaaacgtcatattatgttcatatgttgtgtcgcgattatcatcgagttaggccatcaccaacattagtaggtagttactaaatggagagcctaacaaactagtattttagcccaaaacctaaaataaatgaagtacctacctatcactaaaaaggaaaaaataaaataaaataaataaaaaataattaaaaaattaaaaataaacaaaaataaaaccaaaataaaataacttaatataatatcttttttaaaaaaagggaaccgccttcaaaaaaccaacccactgaaaagtacaaaataatttttatatagcacccctttacgtgtccagtccctatcccgtcgtaaagcaaatttttgccaaaaagtaattaatacctaataatgagaaaattaataatcatccgggtaattacttagtttttgaaggcggtgccaaaccaacaaaaacagtctttactaccaatcagaaaaaaaatacgagtacgtagtacctacaagaactaaattaatgagcaaactaagtatgtctttataatgcaagtaagtgcagcgttcttcgttgtctaaaatatcggttcacaaaaattttggtttggcaccgacttcaaaaactaagtaattacccggatgattattaattttctcattattaggtattaattactttttggcaaaaatttgctttacgacgggatagggactggacacgtaaaggggtgctatataaaaattattttgtacttttcagtgggttggttttttgaaggcggttccctttttttaaaaaagatattatattaagttattttattttggttttatttttgtttatttttaattttttaattattttttattctacTGTCaatatctggttgaccaagtatagctgtAACAATTTTGTAGCAAAATGACAGAAAAGCTAAGTATTGTATTGCTAAGtaatgctttttagggttccgtacccaaagggtaaaaacgggactcctctgtccgtctgtctgtcaccaggctgtatctcatgaaccgtgataggtaGGCAGTTTAAAATTTCATAGATAATgtttttctgttgccgctataacaacaaatactaaaaacaaaacaaaataaatatttgcgttttttaacgtgattttttgccgttattttgcgtaatggttcgaaacccttcgtgcgcgagtctcaCTCGCATTTGACcgggtttttttatttacttgttGTTACAGGAAAGAATGCTAGAGTTTATCCAGAAGCAAGTAGAACGAGGCAGGAAAGAGGGAGACGACGGCACACCCTCCTACAGCGAGTTCAAGCGAGAGAGCAGTCAGGAGAGGATCTCACTCAGTCTCACCCTTAAGAGGAAAGCAGATGGTAAGTTCAATAActatggcacagaataaataatagtactaggtacagaagactcactctctaacaaaacgcgtctgttacgatcagcacagatatggccgctaggtggcgacagcgccacgcgcggcttatggctttccccaaaattggggcggaacggatgtacttttagctacctgtagcaaagcgacgaaatcgcggagtgagccgcgCCTGACTATGGGTCCAGAAGCAAATAGGATGGGGCAGGAGAGGGAGACTGCACACCCTCCTACAGCGAGTTCAAGCGAGAGAGTAGTCAGGAGAGGATCTCGCTCAGTCTCACCCTTAAGAGGAAAGCAGATGGTAAGTTCAATAACTATGGGTCCAAAAGCAAGTAGGACGGGCCAGGAGAGGGAGACAGCACACCCTCCTACAGCGAGTTCAAGCGAGAGAGTAGTCAGGAGCGAATCTCGCTCAGTCTCACCCTTAAGAGGAAAACAGATGGTGAGTTCAATAACTATGGATCCAGAAGCAAATAGGATGGGGCAGGAGAGGGAGACAGCACACCCTCCTACAGCGAGTTCAAGCGAGAGAGCAGTCAGGAGAGGATCTCGCTCAGTCTCACCCTTAAGAGGAAAGCAGATGGTAAGTTCAATAACTATGGGTCCAAAAGCAAGTAGGACGGGTCAGGAGAGGGAGACAGCACACCCTCCTACAGCGAGTTCAAGCGAGAGAGTAGTCAGGAGCGAATCTCGCTCAGTCTCACCCTTAAGAGGAAAGCTGATGGTAAGTTCAATAACTATGGGTCCAGAAGCAAGTAGGACGGGGCAGGAGAGGGAGACAGCACACCCTCCTACAGCGAGTTCAAGCGAGAGAGCAGTCAGGAGAGGATCTCGCTCAGTCTCACCCTTAAGAGGAAAGCAGATGGTGAGTTCAATAACTATGGGTCCGGAAGCAAGTAGGACGGGTCAGGAGAGGGAGACAGCACACCCTCCTACACCGAGTTCAAGCGAGAGAGCAGTCAGGAGAGGATCTCGCTCAGTCTCACCCTTAAGAGGAAAGCAGATGGTGAGTTCAATAACTATGGGTCCAGAAGCAAGTAGGACGGGGCAGGAGAGGGAGACAGCACACCCTCCTACACCGAGTTCAAGCGAGAGAGCAATCGATCTCACTCAGTCTCACTGTTAAGAGGAAAGCAGATTATGAGTTAAGATTGTCGACACGCTTCGCTCCATAATGTGGAGCTTCAACAGGGGCACGCGTTGGCGGACCGTCGCAGACTGACACAACATGTCGagtaatctttaaaaaaaaagtaaaaccgacttcaaaaggatatgtgacgtcccacggataaaggtaccttatggccgttggcgcttacgctattattaacgccgctccgccgccgcgcgctattattattgcggcgctatgcgacgtaagcgccaagtgccataaggtaccttttgccgtggaacgtcacatataatgaAATATCATCCCGTTTTATATGCGCTAGCTACttatatgtttgaagtcggtgccaagcaaAATCATAAAAGCGCCAACGCGCCGTCAACTCGAAAGCCAAACCTGGTGTAGTTCGATAAGAAAGAACCAGTATTGTAACTATTtgacttggcaccgacttcaaacgtaTCAGTAGCTAGCGCGTATAAAACGGGatgatgttttattttatcctttttaaACTCGGTTtcacttttttttaagattcattttatttttcgtaCTTTCGGAAGCGCTGTTGGcctagcctagcggtaagagcgtgcgactttcaaattggagttcaagtcctgccggaagcgtaactttttccattttttcctttaatataaaatttgatatatcgctcgcagacgaaactgcttgttaaaaaattgatttaaattcaaattggaggttgcgggttcgaaccccggctcgtaccaatgagtttttcgaaacttctgtacgaaatatcatttgatatttaccagtcgctttttggtgaaggaaaacatcgtgaggaaaccggactaatcccaataaggcctagtttcccctctgggtcagaaggtcagatggcagtcgctttcgtaaaaacgtacctacgccaattctaagggattagttgccaagcggaccccaggctcccatgagccgtggcaaaatgccgggacaacgcgaggaagatgatgacgatATGAAATAAGTGTTTGacctaattaatttaaatttcagaTAAAAAACTAGAACTAGCCACATCTGCGCTAAAATCTAAAAGCAAAGGTGAGTCCTCAAGCAAGAAAGTAAAAGAAGTATCTTCTAGCAAGAAGACAAAAGAAGATAAAGATAGAAGTAAGAAGAATGCGCTGGACGAGATCATGGAGAAGGAGCAACGGGCTAAAGAAAAAAATCAACGGTAAGATTTTTTCATCTTCTAACCGTCTAAATTGTTTCTGCACCAGCTAAGAAAATGAGCAATtgatcacaatacattggaaacttaaaaaatatatgggattaataaaaaaatacaaggccttaaagtttcacaaaaaaaaaaaaattttaacttccaaataatgataccattcgattccttacattttattgagacaaatattgtatagcaaccatatacataaacgcaatatttcaccgacaaaatcgcaatttcattgtttttcatatatcgaaacggcttctaacgttacatggtgacgtcacgatgtattgccattttctgtgaagcgtttcgtcagtaaagtgcgggtgccagactttgaccatcatttgtgacacttgatcctcaaaacaaaactGATCGActataccattcataaaaaaatgacaAATACCCTAATGACTCATGACcgtataaattgaaccgtaaactgtaaccgtCCGTTACGGTTCACGGTTCAATTTGTAATGGTTATTGGTCAATTGGAATTAACATTCGGCCAACACAGTAAGTAAACTATTATATTACAGGAAAGATTACTGGCTAACAGAAGGCATACTTGTGAAAATCGTGACCAAATCATTAGGGGACAAGTACTATAAAAGAAAAGGAGTTGTCGAAAAGGTGATAGAAAAGTATGGAGCCCTAGTGAAGCTGGTGGATGAAGGCACCAGGATTAAGTTAGACCAGGTGAGTTAATTAATTACTGATTCATGTTTTAGAAATCTCACCCCGCTTGCGGGCCCTattgaccagggatgttgcggatgccgattttttgacatccgcggatgcggatgcggatttttaaaggctcacatccgcggatgcggatgtcaagatagtaccataaaaaacgacaaatattacattttagtaatttttatttaaaaaaaaccggccaagtgcgagtcggactcccgttccaagggttccgtacattaagtcccactcacgattgactgctcatttctaatagttttttttggttaatgactaaattacctagcagtctagcacttacgccgatgctatataagacgttcctgtaccgacctgttccacatccgcatccgcattaaatccgcatcgattttatgcggatgcggatgcggctgcggatgttgaaaataatgcggaagttccgcggttgcggatgcggatattcgcaacatccctgctattgACTAATGAAAGCAGTTCCCCGCATGCGGGCCCTTGGCATGCGTTTTGGAAATCTCCCGCACCCCGGACGCGGGCCATATGATCAATGAAACTGAGCCAGAAAGTTGTTTATACAGGTTTCGATTGGATGAAGTTACTTACTAGTAGTAGGCCTCAagatttattttcatatttgttGGCAATCGTATTATgatctaaaaaaaccggccaagtgcgagtcggactcgcgcgcgaagggttccgtaccattacttATAAAATTTAGCACCagcattatatttaattaaggaaactgtaggtcTAACCTTAAGATGCAATGTTAAACCACTACGCATTAATGTAAATGACCGTTTGTTTCTTGatactgattaaaaaaaaaatacgcaaataaattgttgtatgggagccccacttaaatatttattttattatgtttttagtatttgttgttatagcggcaacagatcaGCTGTAATACTAAATAATTTCAactgtcacggttcatgagatacggcctggtgactgacagacggacagtggtaTCTTAGtagtagggtcccgtttttaccctttgggtacgggaccctaaaaaggcgtactttttttttactgctgACTGACTGCATCTTGGTTAACCCCTATAATTTGACTTTATTTCAGAACCACCTGGAAACGGTGATACCCTCCCCTGGACGCAGCGTTTTGTTCGTGAACGGGCCGCACCGGGGCGCTAAAGGAATACTGAAGGAGATAGATACGGATAACTTCTGCTGTCTAGTGGAGGTAGGGATTGGAAAAATAAGATTAACTctaaaaaaattaccattttccccccttatctccgaaactactgggtctaaaattttgaaaaaaatacacaaaatagttcttgacctatagatgacaggaaaacctattagaaatgtgccaAGCGtgagtcaagcgtgagt
The DNA window shown above is from Cydia amplana chromosome 25, ilCydAmpl1.1, whole genome shotgun sequence and carries:
- the LOC134659580 gene encoding DNA/RNA-binding protein KIN17: MGGKAEKGTPKYIANKIKAKGLQKLRWYCQMCQKQCRDENGFKCHTMSESHQRQLLLFADNASKYIDEFSKEFADGYVELLRRQFGTKRVNANKAYQDYISNRDHLHMNATQWETLTEFVKWLGREGKCVVDETEKGWFVAYIDRDPAAVAAMEAKAKKEKMDKDDQERMLEFIQKQVERGRKEGDDGTPSYSEFKRESSQERISLSLTLKRKADDKKLELATSALKSKSKGESSSKKVKEVSSSKKTKEDKDRSKKNALDEIMEKEQRAKEKNQRKDYWLTEGILVKIVTKSLGDKYYKRKGVVEKVIEKYGALVKLVDEGTRIKLDQNHLETVIPSPGRSVLFVNGPHRGAKGILKEIDTDNFCCLVEITSGSQSGRVIKDVQYEHISKMAA